In Myotis daubentonii chromosome 16, mMyoDau2.1, whole genome shotgun sequence, one DNA window encodes the following:
- the RTN4RL1 gene encoding reticulon-4 receptor-like 1 → MLRKGCGVALLLLLLLLAGELPLGGGCPRDCVCYPAPMTVSCQAHNFAAIPEGIPEDSERIFLQNNRITVLRQGHFSPAMVTLWIYSNNITFIDPRTFEGFVHLEELDLGDNRQLRTLAPETFQGLGRLHALYLYKCGLGALPARLFGGLHSLQYLYLQDNHLEYLQDDIFVDLVNLSHLFLHGNRLRSLGRDTFRGLVNLDRLLLHENQLQWVHPRAFHDLRRLTTLFLFNNSLSELQGDCLAPLGALEFLRLNGNAWDCGCRARSLWEWLRRFRGSSSAVPCVSPELRQGRDLKLLSAEDFRNCSGPASPHQIKSHTLTTTDRAARKEHHPARGPARDKSHPQGSRKPGKNCTSHRNRNQVSKVGAGKQALEQQDYAPDYPHKFSFDSMPTARPKRKGKCARRTPIRAPSGVQQASASSSLGASILAWILGLAVTLR, encoded by the coding sequence GGTGCGGTgtggcgctgctgctgctgctgctgctgctggccggcGAGCTGCCCCTGGGCGGCGGCTGCCCGCGGGACTGCGTGTGCTACCCGGCGCCCATGACGGTCAGCTGCCAGGCGCACAACTTCGCCGCCATCCCCGAGGGCATCCCGGAGGACAGCGAGCGCATCTTCCTGCAGAACAACCGCATCACCGTCCTGCGGCAGGGCCACTTCAGCCCCGCCATGGTCACCCTGTGGATCTACTCCAACAACATCACCTTCATCGACCCCCGCACCTTCGAGGGCTTCGTGCACTTGGAGGAGCTGGACCTCGGCGACAACCGGCAGCTGCGGACGCTGGCGCCCGAGACcttccagggcctggggaggctccacGCCCTCTACCTCTACAAGTGCGGGCTGGGCGCCCTGCCCGCCCGCCTCTTCGGCGGCCTGCACAGCCTGCAGTACCTCTACCTGCAGGACAACCACCTCGAGTACCTGCAGGACGACATCTTCGTGGACCTGGTCAACCTGAGCCACCTGTTTCTCCACGGCAACAGGCTGCGGAGCCTGGGCCGGGACACCTTCCGGGGGCTGGTGAACCTGGACCGGCTGCTGCTGCACGAGAACCAGCTGCAGTGGGTGCACCCCCGGGCTTTCCACGACCTCCGCCGGCTCACCACCCTCTTCCTCTTCAACAACAGCCTCTCCGAGCTGCAGGGCGACTGCCTGGCCCCGCTGGGGGCCCTGGAGTTCCTCCGCCTCAACGGCAACGCCTGGGACTGCGGGTGCCGCGCGCGCTCCCTGTGGGAATGGCTGCGCAGGTTCCGCGGCTCCAGCTCCGCGGTCCCTTGCGTGTCCCCCGAGCTGCGGCAGGGCCGGGACCTGAAGCTGCTGAGCGCCGAGGACTTCCGGAACTGCAGCGGGCCGGCCTCCCCCCACCAGATCAAGTCTCACACGCTCACCACCACCGACAGGGCCGCGCGCAAGGAGCACCACCCGGCCCGCGGGCCCGCCCGGGACAAGAGCCACCCGCAGGGCTCTCGGAAGCCAGGCAAGAACTGCACCAGCCACAGGAATCGCAACCAGGTCTCCAAGGTGGGCGCCGGGAAGCAGGCGCTCGAGCAGCAGGACTATGCCCCTGACTACCCGCACAAGTTCAGCTTTGACAGCATGCCCACCGCGCGGCCCAAGAGGAAGGGCAAGTGTGCCCGCAGGACCCCCATCCGTGCCCCCAGCGGGGTGCAGCAGGCCTCCGCCAGCAGCTCCCTGGGGGCCTCCATCCTGGCCTGGATACTGGGGCTGGCGGTCACCCTCCGCTGA